One window of Triticum dicoccoides isolate Atlit2015 ecotype Zavitan chromosome 5A, WEW_v2.0, whole genome shotgun sequence genomic DNA carries:
- the LOC119301177 gene encoding glucan endo-1,3-beta-glucosidase 5-like, whose product MTAWAALLAVVLALSCARERRLLAADAAVGVNWGTLSSHRAPPAVVVDLLRANRIGKVKLFDADAGVLRALARSGIEVMVGLTNGELAGIAGSPAAADAWVAQNVSRYVGRGGGVDIRYIAVGNEPFLTSYQGQFLSYVIPAMANIQQSLVKANLASYVKLVVPCNADAYEGAVPSQGVFRTELTQIMTQLAAYLSSNGAPFVVNIYPFLSLYQNSDFPEDYAFFEGSTHPLVDGSNVYYNAFDGNFDTLISALGKLGYGQLPIAIGEVGWPTQGAPSANLTAARAFNQGLINRIMSNKGTPLRPGVPPADVYLFGLLDEEQKSTLPGNFERHWGIFSFDGQAKYPLNLGLGNPVLKNAKEVPYLPSRWCVANPAQSLDNASTHLKLACDMADCTTLYYGGSCNGIGEKGNVSFAFNSYYQMQKQDAKSCDFDGHGLITFLDPSMGECRFLVGIDDSKSSAVASCGNCCGVFCGVSIFALWLFMYLRMMSSA is encoded by the exons ATGACCGCCTGGGCGGCGCTCCTGGCCGTCGTCCTGGCGCTGTCGTGCGCGCGGGAGCGGCGGCTGCTGGCGGCCGACGCGGCCGTGGGGGTCAACTGGGGCACCCTGTCGTCGCACCGCGCgccgccggcggtggtggtggacctCCTGCGCGCGAACCGGATCGGGAAGGTCAAGCTCTTCGACGCCGACGCCGGCGTGCTGCGCGCGCTCGCGCGCAGCGGCATCGAGGTCATGGTCGGCCTCACCAACGGCGAGCTCGCCGGCATCGCGGGGTCGCCGGCGGCCGCCGACGCCTGGGTCGCGCAGAACGTCTCGCGCTAcgtcggccgcggcggcggcgtcgaCATCCG GTATATTGCTGTGGGAAATGAGCCATTTCTGACAAGCTACCAGGGTCAATTTCTGTCATACGTTATTCCAGCAATGGCAAACATTCAGCAATCACTGGTGAAGGCTAATCTTGCTAGCTACGTGAAGCTAGTAGTCCCGTGCAACGCCGACGCATATGAGGGCGCCGTTCCGTCGCAAGGAGTGTTCAGGACTGAATTGACCCAGATAATGACCCAGCTCGCCGCTTATCTCAGTTCAAATGGAGCTCCGTTCGTGGTCAATATCTACCCATTCCTCAGTCTTTACCAGAATTCCGACTTCCCAGAAGATTATGCCTTCTTTGAGGGATCAACTCATCCACTTGTAGATGGCTCCAACGTGTACTACAATGCTTTCGACGGCAATTTCGACACGTTGATTTCTGCTCTGGGTAAACTCGGCTACGGGCAACTACCCATTGCAATTGGTGAGGTGGGTTGGCCGACTCAGGGAGCACCAAGTGCAAACTTGACTGCAGCAAGGGCATTCAACCAAGGGCTCATCAACCGTATCATGAGCAACAAAGGGACTCCCCTCCGCCCTGGTGTACCCCCAGCTGATGTCTATCTTTTTGGCCTTCTTGATGAGGAGCAGAAGAGTACCCTACCTGGAAACTTTGAGCGACACTGGGGGATCTTCTCGTTTGATGGGCAGGCCAAGTACCCGTTAAACCTTGGGTTAGGCAACCCGGTGCTGAAGAATGCTAAAGAGGTGCCCTATCTTCCGTCGCGGTGGTGCGTCGCGAACCCGGCTCAGAGCCTCGACAACGCGTCAACTCACCTGAAGCTTGCTTGCGACATGGCGGATTGCACCACCCTCTACTACGGAGGGTCGTGCAACGGCATCGGGGAGAAGGGCAACGTCTCCTTTGCTTTCAACAGCTACTACCAGATGCAGAAGCAGGATGCCAAGAGCTGTGATTTTGATGGGCATGGGCTGATAACTTTCCTTGATCCATCTATGGGTGAATGCCGCTTTCTTGTTGGCATCGATGATAGCAAGAGCTCTGCGGTTGCCTCTTGTGGCAATTGCTGTGGGGTCTTCTGTGGGGTGTCGATTTTCGCTTTGTGGTTGTTCATGTACCTTAGGATGATGAGCTCTGCCTGA
- the LOC119301178 gene encoding uncharacterized protein LOC119301178: MRRNTLLALASWLMLLLLALFITTTTASLPCQCCWIVEHPTRTCGHACCGDNCCPPAPPPSAR; encoded by the exons ATGAGGAGGAACACTCTCCTTGCCCTGGCGTCCTGGCTCATGCTGCTTCTGCTTGCGCTCTTCATCACAACCACCACTGCTTCACTGC CGTGCCAGTGCTGCTGGATCGTGGAGCATCCGACGAGGACCTGCGGCCACGCCTGCTGCGGCGACAACTGCTGCCcgcccgctccaccgccgtcgGCACGCTGA